The following nucleotide sequence is from Ailuropoda melanoleuca isolate Jingjing chromosome 12, ASM200744v2, whole genome shotgun sequence.
TGAGTTCTCCAGCCACGAGATGGACAGCGAGTCGCACATCAGCGAGACCAGCGACCGCATGGCCGACTTCGAGAGCAGCTCCATCAAGAACGAGGAGGAGGCCAaggaggcggcggcggccctGGAGGACACGACCGTGTCGGACAGCCTGGAGCAGATGAAGGCCGTGTACAACAACTTCCTGTCCAACTCCTACTGGTCCACCCTGCACCTCAACTTGCACCAGCCGTCGTCCGAGAAGAACAacggaagcagcagcagcagtaccagcagcagcagcagctgcggCAGCGGGAGCTTCGACTGGCACCAGAGCGCCGTTGGCCAAGACCCTGCAGCAGGTGTCCCAGGGCCGCGTGCTGCCCGAGCCCAGCCTCTTCAGCACCGTGCAGCTCTACCGGCAGAGCAGCAAGCTGTATGGCTCCATCTTCACGGGCGCCAGCAAGTTCCGCTGCAAGGACTGCAGCGCCGCGTACGACACGCTGGTGGAGCTGACGGTGCACATGAACGAGACCGGCCACTACCGCGACGACAACCACGAGACGGACAACAACAACCCCAAGCGCTGGTCCAAGCCGCGCAAGCGCTCCCTGCTGgagatggaggggaaggaggacgCCCAGAAGGTGTTAAAGTGCATGTACTGCGGCCACTCGTTCGAGTCCCTGCAGGACTTGAGCGTCCACATGATCAAAACGAAACACTACCAGAAAGTGCCTCTGAAGGAACCCGTCACTCCCGTCGCAGCCAAAATCCTCCCCGCCGTGCGGAAGAAAGCGTcgctggagctggagctgccCAGCTCCCCGGATTCCACGGGCGGGACCCCCAAGGCTGCGATGGCGGACGCCAACGACGTGCTTCAGAAGAACTCCAACCCCTACATCACGCCAAATAACCGGTACGGCCACCAGAACGGGGCCAGCTACGCCTGGCACTTTGAAGCCCGCAAGTCCCAGATCCTGAAGTGCATGGAGTGCGGCAGCTCCCACGACACGCTGCAGGAGCTCACCGCCCACATGATGGTCACCGGCCACTTCATCAAGGTCACCAACTCGGCCATGAAGAAGGGCAAGCCCATCATGGAGACGCCCGTCACGCCCACCATCACCACCCTGCTGGACGAGAAGGTGCAGTCCGTGCCCCTCGCCGCCACCACCTTCACGTCGCCCGCCAACACCCCCGCGAGCGTCTCCCCGAAGCTGAGCGTGGAGGTCAAGAAGGAGGTCGACAAGGACAAGGCGGCCCCCGACGAGAAGcccaaggaaaaggagaagccCTGCGAGGAAGAGGAGAAGTACGACATCTCTTCCAAGTACCACTATTTGACTGAGAACGACCTAGAGGAGAGCCCCAAGGGGGGACTGGATATCCTCAAGTCCCTGGAAAACACAGTGACGTCCGCCATCAACAAGGCCCAGAACGGCACCCCCAGCTGGGGGGGCTACCCCAGCATCCACGCCGCCTACCAGCTCCCCAACATGATGAAGCTGTCCCTGGGCTCCTCGGGGAAGAGCACGCCCCTGAAACCCATGTTTGGCAACAGCGAGATCGTGTCTCCCACGAAAAACCAGACGCTGGTCTCCCCGCCCAGCAGCCAGACCTCGCCCATGCCCAAGACCAACTTCCACGCCATGGAGGAGCTGGTGAAGAAAGTCACGGAGAAAGTCGCCAAAGTGGAGGAGAAGATGAAGGAGCCCGAGGGCAAGCTGTCCCCGCCGAAGCGGGCCACTCCGTCCCCATGCAGCAGCGACGTCAGTGAGCCCATCAAGATGGAGGCAGCCAGCGACGGCGGCTTCAAGAGCCAggagggcagccccagcccccagcggGACGGGTGCAAGGAGGGGAGCCCCCCGGCCGAGCCGGTGGAGAACGGCAAGGAGCTGGCCAAGCCCATGAGCAGCGGCCTGAGCGGCAGCACGGCCATCATCACCGACCACCCGCCCGAACAGCCTTTCGTGAACCCTCTGAGCGCCCTCCAGTCGGTCATGAACATTCACCTGGGCAAGGCCGCCaagccctccctgcctgccctggaCCCCATGAGCATGCTTTTCAAGATGAGCAATAGCTTGGCCGAGAAGGCGGCCGTGGCCACCCCGCCGCCCCTGCAGTCCAAGAAAGCGGACCACCTCGACCGCTATTTCTACCACGTCAACAACGACCAGCCCATAGACTTGACGAAAGGGAAGAGTGACAAGGGCTGCTCTTTGGGTTCAGTGCTTTTGTCACCCACGTCCACATCCCCGGCAACCTCCTCATCCACAGTGACAACCGCAAAGACATCTGCCGTCGTATCATTCATGTCCAACTCGCCGCTACGCGAGAATGCCTTGTCAGATATATCCGATATGCTGAAGAACTTGACAGAGAGCCACACGTCAAAGTCCTCCACTCCTTCCAGCATCTCCGAGAAGTCTGACATTGACGGGGCCACGCTGGAGGAGGCCGAGGAGGCGACGCCCGCGCAGAAGAGGAAGGGCCGCCAGTCAAACTGGAACCCCCAGCACCTGCTGATTCTCCAGGCCCAGTTTGCTGCCAGCCTCCGGCAGACGTCCGAGGGCAAGTACATCATGTCAGACCTGAGCCCCCAGGAGCGCATGCACATCTCCAGATTCACCGGGCTCTCCATGACCACCATCAGCCACTGGCTGGCCAACGTGAAATACCAGCTGCGAAGGACAGGTGGAacaaagttcctcaaaaacttggACACCGGCCACCCCGTGTTCTTTTGTAACGACTGTGCGTCACAAATCAGGACTCCTTCCACGTACGTCAGTCACCTCGAGTCACACCTGGGCTTCCGGCTACGGGACTTGTCCAAACTGTCCACCGAACAGATTAATAATCAAATAGCACAAACCAAGTCGCCCTCGGAAAAGTTGGTGACGTCCTCCCCCGAGGAGGACCTGGGGACCTCCTACCAGTGCAAACTTTGCAATCGGACCTTTGCGAGCAAGCATGCGGTTAAACTTCACCTTAGCAAAACACACGGGAAGTCCCCAGAAGACCACCTTCTGTACGTTTCCGAGTTAGAGAAGCAGTAGCGTTTGCTTTCGGGTAGAATGACTGTCATTTGCTTTGAGGGAAACTGTTGCAGGCACCTTAAGGCCCCTCTGTCTTGTTCTTGGCACATGTTCTTATTTTAACTGAGGAGAATCACTCTGGGCTGGACTGTTTTGTATGACTGTACAGTGTTTAATAGAGATGCATAATCGGCTGTTGTTACTGGTAAAATATGAAGGTTAAAACGCAGTGGTAAGTGTTTGGAACTTTGTGTATATGGGATTTAGTTGTGAGCGTCCCCCCGATGCTTCAAGCTGCATGCATTAACAGACAGTTTAATTAAGCATTTATAACGAAATCGGGCACACTTTTTCCACGCGGCTCGAGTGTGCCGGCATTTCTCACCCTTTCATCTTTAGCCCTCTGAGTACTTTGAAGCACTTTTGCATtaatttggttaaaaaataaaataaaagaataataatgtaTGAAGCTCTGTTTTTTAAACTCCTTACCAGCTTAGTTAAAGTTAATAATATGAACCTCCATTTATGCAGGTCTGCAGGGGTATAACACGccttgaaatttaaaagaatattattttcacaTTGAAACATAGATGTATATATTGTATAGATTTCAGACTCTCTTATGAAAAATGTGATTGTGGTTTAAATGAccttttttcctgcatttatAGCAACAGTGTTTTATGTACCTGCTATGCTCCGGGCATAAGCCGTGCCTATGTAtagtgtatatttcttttttctgtttttttttttttttttaaggtctatgggttttgggttttgttttttttttttttttacatgcaaACATTGTAAATTATACAGAAGATACCACAGATAGCATTTATAAAGTATACAGAAACATTATCTGAAAGCAAAGTAtgattgtttgttttgctatACAGTACATCTATCTTGATAGAGGTTCAtgtttaaattatacatatttattaagatCGTATTATCATTTGTTTTGAGCAGTCTGAATACACGAGGCCAGGAAAAGACATCCATGGCAGACATCATAACTATTTTGCACatgatttttaaaggtatttattaGAAGGCAAAGGACGCGCAAAAGAAACTCAGTGCTCAAAGGGTTAAGTCTatttgagaagaagaaaaaaaaagagcaacagcaacaaaaagaagtTGTACTGTATCTCCTAAGCATTGATAAagcctttaaaatgtttgtacTGTAATACTTTGCTTAAAAGTCACGAGGCATTCTGTGAGACAACCTCCTTCACTTATTTATAAGCCCTCTCGGTTGCTATTCCATATTGTAGGATGCCTTTTTCTTTCGATTGGtaactttctgttttgttcttcctAATTATTCTCCCTAGATCCCACACTGCAGCTTTATCTTTAGGCTTTTGAAAGGTAACCCGTGGTTACCGGCTCTCCAAGTGATTCTGTTCTTCTCCATTTTTGGCAGTTAATTTGCAGAAGTAACTGACAGCTGACACCATACGAGAACCTATGTATAAAATATTGGCATGTACGCAGCACAGACATTGTAACGCACTCTGTGCCCTGTTTTGTTGTTGACAATGAACCACCATTATGTGACTCTTCATATAACCCTTTTTTCTACGGCAGcattaaaattgtctttttgcTATAATTTTGTGTTGCGTTCACAATTCTGTCTGAAATGTGCTACGACTAACGagcacattaaaattaaattgtatgcGATCTGTTTATGACTGAGTCGGTTGCTGTGTCTGCCAGGTGCTGGCAGTCAGAAGCTGCCCGTAAATCAGGGGAGTTTTAGTGAACTTTGGCGtttggagagcagggagccctcttcTCAGAGGCTGCGTGGACAGAATTTTCCCTGAGAAGAGAACGTTAAAGAAAGGAAGGCGTTCGCGGGAGGTTGGCTTCTCTCTACGGAGGCGATGGTGGAAACTATTCGAGAGAGGGGCTCCGGGTCACCCCTGGTGACCCGCTTGGGGGCCGGGGGTCTGGTCTCCCTTCTGGACGTGCGCGAGGCGTCAGGGCCCCGAGCCCTGCAGGAGGCAGGTGTGGGGAAGCCTCGGACTCGGTGCAGGGCGGTTCCTTCCTGTGGATTCGGGCTTTTCACGTAGCAGAAAACAGAGCCACGCTGGGAAGGTGGGCTCCGggaccagagctctctctctgctGTGCCCAGATAACGAGGGGCAGGGTGGCGGTGGGGAGCGGGGGGACGGAACCCATACACgggaggagtggggagagcaTTTATATGATAATCACAAGCTTTTATTAGCCATGCCAACAAAACGCTGGGAACATGatgtaaaattgtaaaataccTTTATTGCTACATTCAAACTATTCCTGCAGTTATGCAGAATCGGAGCGCCTAACCTAGAATTATACAAATGAGAGATGTATTACATCCATGTCATACATAAAAcacctcaacttaaaaaaaaatactcttttattaaaaatttaaattaaacccTTTCAGAGATGTTCGGCAACACGCCTACGTGTCTTCCcgttcctccccaccccttttgTCAAGATGAGTCCAAAATTTCTGTCTGCGCTACTTTCTCTCGGCAATCCATGTCTCTGCGGGTTTTCAGAGAGAACCTCACTAGAGTTTCAGACGGGTTTTTGGCAAATCGGGAGCGCCGCCGTGCTGGCTCTGTTCTCGCCTGGTGATCTAGCCGCACAATTGCGCTACGCCTGCAGGCAGGGCGCAGCGGGCTTTCCCTTCTGGGCGGCGGGCCTGGCTCCTTCCTCGTCTCCTCCGTggccctgggcccctccctgAGTAGGGGTGTGCCCCGTGGGCCTTTACCTGGGAGGAGTGTGGCACAGGATGCCTTCCTCCGGGGGGACCGGCTCCCCCTGGAACCCCGCTCAGGGGACAGCACCCTCCCTCCCGTGCCTCCCGCATCTTCACATCCTGGAGCCCAGATTTCCACTCTTGAATTTTTCACAGGTTAAATATAGCATCGGTTTATTAGAATCCAAAGTCCTGCGTCTAACAGATTAAACTGACAACACTTCCATCACCACCAGGCCCATGTGGCTTGAAGGGAGATAGGATTTGTGCAAGTGAGGGTGCccgtccccctcctccccccactttacAGTTTGGGAGAGGAACCTGACACTCCACCCATCTcgtcctcaccccaccccaggatTACGTTCAGGACTTTTCACTTTGGGTGTGGAAGTGAGGGTTTAGAGCCAAGGTGGGTACCAGGTGATACCGCCCATTTGGCACCTGGAGCTCGGAGCCAGGAAAGGATGCTCGCAAGAACGGGGCCCAGAAATTAGTGTTATCTTAGGAGGAAACACAGTCAACCGGGAGTTGAGGGCCCTAGTCAAGAACACAAACCTAATTTGGCCTAGTGACAGTCCCCCAGACCGCGCAtcctgggaggaggtggggacgGCTGGCTAGGGGCTCACCCCGTTTGGAAACGTAGGGCCATTTGTTCCAGAGGTCACCGAACCCTCTCCTGGCCAGAGAGCGGGCCCCTGCCCGGAAGAGCCTTCCATTCCCAGCCCTGAATGACCCCGCTGGTCTGGAGATAAAACGGGCAGATCTAAAGGGACGTACCGAATATCCCGTAGTTGAGCACTGGCTCTCCTACGGTTGGTGCTGGTAGAGAATGCGAGTACGGGAAGGGATGGGGCCTCCCAGTCAGGTCTTTAAATgggccctggaggaggagggacggTGCCAAGCGAGGGAGGTTTTAATCACAGGTGTGTAGGTGACCCCGGCCTCACCCCACCCAAGCCCAGGCTGGTTGCAGTCCTACTGTATATCTTCTAGCCATCACATTTACACAGtatcttaaaataacatttgtgaTAAATGTGCAATTTAACTAATTTATGGTGCTATGATGTGCTCAGGGCTACATGCAAGATGAAAATCTTAAATGGAGCTTGAACAGCTCACTTCACAACAAGAAATCAATATGCCACATCTTAGCTATTCGCTGCAGTCAACATTTAGCAAAAATATCAGTGATGTATCTTTAAGTTTTAGGCAGCAAGAATTCTATAATTAACTAAAATCGTACATAGTTAGAGAGGGTTGGTTATGATGAGGACCCAGATCTCCCTGGCATCTCCGTTCTATTTTCAttctgcaaaaaggaaaaaaaatacatatatatatatatgtatatattgataGCCACCAAAGAGGAACCTCTCCCAAGGGTGCTCTGCTCAGGTGGAAGTGTGAGCCTCCCCAGAGGAATTCAGAGCTGTGGTCTCTGCCAACCTGGAAGGATTCCTTTTCTCAATTTCAGACCGCTCCAGCTAGGTCTACTTCCCTGCCCCCAAGCCCTGACCACGGACTGTGCCACAAGGCCTAGTGACCAAATAACCGCTGCAAAGGAAAGGGGCTCCATGAGCTATTCCCAGTGCTGGGGAGAGCTGAGTGCCTTCTTGAGAGCAGAACCCTGACAGTAGGGAAGGACAGGAGCGGATAGGAAGCAAGGCTGCCTTTCGCAAATCTGGTGTTAAAACTGTTGTCTCCAGAGATTTCTAAGTCATcgaataggaagaaaaaaattaaatgattttattttttcaaattcatctGTGAAGTTCTTTTGCAATTGGAAAATTGCAATGGCATTTTATTCCGTTGACTATTTAGCACAAAAACAATACACTTTGTATTATAGGAAgcaatcataaaaatgaaaacacacaaacCCCAGCACCACtctttaataataaatactttaactttaaaataatagctattatcCTTTTAGCTAATGGAGAAATTACCATTTTTACTCTGCCAGATAGTTATGCTTTTGGTAATAGAAACACTAACCTTTTTTCTCCCTAGGGATTTATTAGTAAGCACGTATAATCTTTGGCAAAAGGAAACCTGAAAATGCATTTCCCATGGGACCCCGTGCCAGTCGATGCCTTTCAGCCTGCAGCTGACCTCGGGAGCCACGGAAAAGGTACTCATGCCCGTGTGCCCACACAATTTCAGGGTGCGCTGGCCTTTGCAAAATATGCTATACTTAGCTTCGGGAACAATCTCGCTCCTTTGGGGAAGGCTTCTGCTCTGTGTCTCAGCATAAAGCTTCTGGGAAGAAAAGCTCCTTTCTGACAAACCCCATCTTTGCGTGCGTGGTGTGGCGGTGGTGTGGCGGTGTTGTGGCAGCCGAGGGCTGGACCCCTCCCGTGTCAGTGCGGAGCAGCAATCCAACACAGGGTTTTGTTTCCAGGGACATGCTTGGTTTTCCTCGAACTCCACTGGGTTTCTCCAAGCCGGAGGGAAAGCTGCTGGACTTAGAGGCACCATTTTTCTCTTTCCGAGGATTTGCCAGGAGGCCACCCCCAGGACGATTTAAAAGGCAAGCAAACTCTGTCCAGGGCGGGCTTTGACAATTCCAAGGACACCCTGAACTACCTTTGATTTGGGACCTTGTTCCCTGCCCAGCCGAGACAATGGATGTGCCAAATTCTTGGTCAGTGGCCTGACGGTCCATGATGTCTGGACGGTCCCAGACAAACAGGTGGTGACTCAGTCAGGGCACAGCTTTGGACATCGGGAGGGATCTAAGGCAAAGTTAGCGGCTTCTTGGAGCTCAGCTTTCAGGGCTCAGGGTCCAAAGAGGCAggtgttttcaaaattaaatccCAATGATAGAAGATCAGAGGAACTGCTTCTCCACCACCTTTATATAATGTCATGTACtaatatattcttaataaatCATTcctgatgataatgatgataagcAAGGTGACCTCTTTCCAGAGATTAACGTCCACAATTAGCTATTCAGGAGTTAGGATACACCGTTATTTACTGTCTAACCGGTGCTGTGCAATGCAGTGCCTACCAGCCACGTGTGACTACCCAAATTTAAGTTGAATACAATGAAAAGCTGAGTTTTTCAGTCATACCAGCCACATTCCAAGCACTCAGTAGCCACGTACGGCTAGTGGTTACACTTTTTGGCTGCCCAGATATGGAACTTTCCCGTCCTCGCAGAAAGTTGGTTTGGGCAGTGCTGTTTTTCCCAAGTAAGAGCTCGGGGCTTAAAGATGAAAGTATGCCTCCAGTCCTGGGTATTTCTAGGAATCCTTCCTTTGCCAGTATGGGCACAGGCAACATTCTCATGTGCTAATATCTCTGATCAAAGCCAAGGACACACATAATTAACCTTGAGcataaaattataaacagaagTGCAGGCTTTAGCGTATGAAGTTGCTGATCATTCCCCCTGCTGTGGATACTATCTGGGCTGCAAACTCCAAAGCCCAGAGAACTGATGGATGCGGCCGTGACCTTGTTCTGCCCTTAGCTGGCGAACAATCCCTCAGTCCTTGCGCTGCTCTCTTTGCCCAAGTGGGCTCGAATCTTTCTCTGGGGCTTGGAGACCCAGACGTGGCTGGGAGGTTGACGCAGCTCCTAGCCCCCACACATGAGGATCAAGAGTCCCGTGACCCCACCGGGCCCCCAGCCATTCCACTGCAGCCCCAGGTAGCAGCAgcggggatggggggtggggtccatcgttctctctctttaaaaattaaaatatataaataggactttggaaatgactttttaaatttggagGGGGGgcgatttacatttttaaaattattacgtTTCAACATCTcacttccattcctttttttttttccccactgcagGATTCCAGGGACACATTTACGACCGTCATAATTGTGAGTTAGAGATCTCCCAGGCCAAGTGAAATGAAATTACGAGAAACTGAAATCTgttttaattggagcatttatggaaaaaagaagtcagacgggctgcttttttcctttctgtggctcCCCAGTTCAGGGTGATTCCTGCGTCCGGAACCCAGGGCCAGCCAAACCCGGGCAGCAGCGGAGCGGGGAggaagagagatagagagagagagagagagaagagagagaatgaggtagGTGTGTCAGGAAGGAGTCATTttcttagcttaaaaaaaaaatggaggtacACTGGCGAGAGTTCCGCCTCAATGACCATGAAACCTAGTCGGCAAAAGCTGAAGGACCCGGCTCCTGAAAGCCTCATCAGGGCTTGTCATCGCTCTAATGAATATCATTTAAATTGCTTTGTATATTGGTGGAGTTTGGATGTCGATTTAATTTGTGCATGTGTTTGAGTTCTTCTGCTTGGCTAGGCTAACAGAGAAGCAGCCGCCTAATGAAAACTGAGTTGGTGACAGTGTGATGTGCTCCAACCCAGTCAAATGGGTTTGAAGGGCCGCAGTGACAGCCCTCAGAAAGAAGTCGATGTGGctgttggggcgggggggagaagggaggcttTCCCGCTGGCGCGTGGACCTGCTAGGCGGTGGCGGCGTGGCTGGGCTGGGGACACACGTGACGCGGTCCTCGCTCAGCCCAGTCCATCTGCAGCCCcaggcccctcacccccaccccccaaaccctGGGGCAGTCCTGAACCCCAGGCCCCGGAGGCTGTGCCGGTCCAGCCGAGGTCCAGCCGAGGCCCTGATGGCTCTCTCCTCTCCGTGGTGAAGTGACACGTGGATGCAGTTGCTGGGATGGGCCACCTTCCGAGCCAAGGATGTGGCGAGCCCCCCAGCTGAGATAAGTGGGTGTCCTCCTGTTTGAACACCCTCCCAAGAAGCAAAGGCCTTCTCCCACGTTGTTTTCACCCCTGCCCTccggggagggaggcaggctggggtTCCCGTGGGAACTAGGTGTAGGGGCCGCCTTCCCTGGGCCCTCTGTCGCTATCAGGAAGGTGAGCCAGGCTCCTGTTTGCAGAAACACTAGAAATGCAGGCTGAGCATAACCCGAGTCACCTGCTTCCTCTCCACTCAATCCCTTACCTCCAAAGGGACCGTGGTTCTGGAAGGAGTCTGACCTTGGGCCGGTGTGCCTCAGTCAGGGACTGGGTCTCCAGCTGCAGCTGCATCACGGGCTTCCCAATATCCCAGATTCTCCCGGGGcgcagggtggggggcgggcaggtaCCAAGCCAGGGGGTGGGCCCAGGCCTGAGGAGTGGGGAAGGCGGGGAACAAGCATATGAAAGCAgcccccttctctgccttctctgctctcctcGAGGGCTGACCATAGAACAGACGGAACCTGCCTTCAACGGCTTTCTCCAGCTTCTTATTATAGCCTTCTCAGAGGTTGTCGATATTCACGTGATCAACAAGGCAGCACCTAACCTGGAAAAAATGATCCCAGAAGAGAATGTGCTTGGGGGTCTGGGCTGCTTTCTCTGCTCTCTAgaccccctccagccccacccctgcaagAGTCTGAtccaggggttggggaggggaggggctgtaAAAGAGATGGACCCATTCTGCTAAATCAGACTCAAGGCAGAGATGTGAGGTGTCCACTGGAAAGCTAGCCCCCCTCCTCTACCATGGAGAGACAAGGCTAGGACAGAGTGGGGCAGGAGAAGGACATGGTGCCTGGGGCAAGGGCTCATTGAAGTTTCTGGGAGCAGATGGTGAAGGGTGTCCAGACTTGCAGGGAGTCCTAACTACCCAGTCTGTGTAGGGGACTTTACACCATGGCCCATTTGGTGGTCGGGGTTGGTTTTCCTAAACATGGGGACCCATGACTTTGTCTTCAGAGAAGGTCTGAGGAGCTTCTGTATGCCCGAGACATGAAGTGGGGGCACCAGTAAGGCCTCCTTGGACCCTGCACAATTCCCAGGGGGGCTGAGacttcccctccccaggggctGGACAATCAGAGCAGAGGGCAGCCCAGCCACCCTGGGCCAGCACCAGGAACGAGGGAAACAAGCCTCCGACCGGTGCTAGACTTGCGTGAGTTTGGAGCCAAGCTGGAGAAAGGAGACAAAACAGTAGTGACAAATAAATGTCAAACGTCCGAGTAAGAATGAGGATGGGCAGCAATCAAAGTGGGATTACAAGGCTCGGTCCCTGAAAGTTGAGGCGCcctggcagggagcctgtttttggcagggcaggcctgggctggACCTTGAGGGTTGGATAAGAttggagagggcagggagaggagggcacCAGAGGCCACGGCCCCTCTTTGTGAGAAACCACTGGAAAGCTGGTGGCTTGGCTGCCTTTTGGCTGTGCCTAGAGGTGGCGAGGCCAATGGCATTAGCCTGTGACCTCCTGAGAAACGCCCACTGGATCACCTGAAATTAAGCAGTCCTGTGCCCATaggtgtttttttaatccattccagTGTTTCTCATATGGGGGTCTTTCTAGGACTTCTTCCATAGTTTCTTGACCATGTAAGGGTAAGGGTTGCCAAGTGCTTGTGGGCACATCCGTTCATCGGCTTAACGACAGGGGCTGTGGACTCCCTGAAGTCCACACGCGGGCCTTGGTGGTGGTTCCCAGTTAGCACACGCAGCTCCCTCCTGCTGCCTTCCGGAACTTGTAAATCACGGGCACCCCTTCCTTTCCAGGCTTGGGGGTCAGGAATGCTCATCGAGATGCTGTTAGCAAGAATTGGTTCAGGATCTCAAGGGAAAAGGAAGTTTGGCCCAGGTACATGAAGTCCG
It contains:
- the TSHZ3 gene encoding LOW QUALITY PROTEIN: teashirt homolog 3 (The sequence of the model RefSeq protein was modified relative to this genomic sequence to represent the inferred CDS: deleted 1 base in 1 codon); protein product: MPRRKQQAPRRAAAYVSDELKAAVLVEEDIDPEESTADGEPSAKYMCPEKELSKAACPSYQNSPAAEFSSHEMDSESHISETSDRMADFESSSIKNEEEAKEAAAALEDTTVSDSLEQMKAVYNNFLSNSYWSTLHLNLHQPSSEKNNGSSSSSTSSSSSCGSGSFDWHQSALAKTLQQVSQGRVLPEPSLFSTVQLYRQSSKLYGSIFTGASKFRCKDCSAAYDTLVELTVHMNETGHYRDDNHETDNNNPKRWSKPRKRSLLEMEGKEDAQKVLKCMYCGHSFESLQDLSVHMIKTKHYQKVPLKEPVTPVAAKILPAVRKKASLELELPSSPDSTGGTPKAAMADANDVLQKNSNPYITPNNRYGHQNGASYAWHFEARKSQILKCMECGSSHDTLQELTAHMMVTGHFIKVTNSAMKKGKPIMETPVTPTITTLLDEKVQSVPLAATTFTSPANTPASVSPKLSVEVKKEVDKDKAAPDEKPKEKEKPCEEEEKYDISSKYHYLTENDLEESPKGGLDILKSLENTVTSAINKAQNGTPSWGGYPSIHAAYQLPNMMKLSLGSSGKSTPLKPMFGNSEIVSPTKNQTLVSPPSSQTSPMPKTNFHAMEELVKKVTEKVAKVEEKMKEPEGKLSPPKRATPSPCSSDVSEPIKMEAASDGGFKSQEGSPSPQRDGCKEGSPPAEPVENGKELAKPMSSGLSGSTAIITDHPPEQPFVNPLSALQSVMNIHLGKAAKPSLPALDPMSMLFKMSNSLAEKAAVATPPPLQSKKADHLDRYFYHVNNDQPIDLTKGKSDKGCSLGSVLLSPTSTSPATSSSTVTTAKTSAVVSFMSNSPLRENALSDISDMLKNLTESHTSKSSTPSSISEKSDIDGATLEEAEEATPAQKRKGRQSNWNPQHLLILQAQFAASLRQTSEGKYIMSDLSPQERMHISRFTGLSMTTISHWLANVKYQLRRTGGTKFLKNLDTGHPVFFCNDCASQIRTPSTYVSHLESHLGFRLRDLSKLSTEQINNQIAQTKSPSEKLVTSSPEEDLGTSYQCKLCNRTFASKHAVKLHLSKTHGKSPEDHLLYVSELEKQ